Proteins encoded together in one Streptomyces sp. NA04227 window:
- the prcA gene encoding proteasome subunit alpha, giving the protein MSTPFYVSPQQAMADRAEYARKGIARGRSLVVLQYADGIVFVGENPSRALHKFSEIYDRIGFAAAGKYNEYENLRIGGVRYADLRGYTYDRDDVTARGLANVYAQTLGTIFSSAAEKPYEVELVVAEVGESPEGDQIYRLPHDGSIVDEHGSVAVGGNSEQISGYLDQQHREGMTLAEALRLAVQALSRDTNGGEREIPAERLEVAVLDRTRPQQRKFKRIVGNQLSRLLAGEAAGESSEETAAGEGDDGAGDSGESGSESAE; this is encoded by the coding sequence GTGTCGACACCGTTCTATGTCTCCCCCCAGCAGGCCATGGCCGACCGGGCGGAGTACGCCCGCAAGGGCATCGCACGCGGTCGCAGCCTGGTCGTGCTGCAGTACGCCGACGGGATCGTCTTCGTCGGTGAGAACCCGTCCCGTGCCCTGCACAAGTTCAGTGAGATCTACGACCGGATCGGCTTCGCCGCCGCCGGTAAGTACAACGAGTACGAGAACCTGCGGATCGGCGGTGTGCGCTACGCGGATCTGCGGGGCTACACCTACGACCGTGACGATGTGACGGCGCGTGGTCTGGCGAACGTCTACGCGCAGACGCTGGGCACCATCTTCTCCAGTGCGGCGGAGAAGCCGTACGAGGTGGAGCTGGTGGTCGCGGAGGTGGGCGAGAGCCCCGAGGGCGACCAGATCTACCGGCTTCCGCACGATGGCTCGATCGTCGACGAGCACGGCTCGGTGGCGGTCGGTGGCAACTCCGAGCAGATCAGCGGGTACCTGGATCAGCAGCACCGCGAGGGGATGACCCTGGCGGAGGCGCTGCGGCTCGCGGTGCAGGCGCTCTCGCGGGACACCAATGGCGGTGAGCGGGAGATCCCCGCGGAGCGTCTTGAGGTCGCGGTGCTCGACCGTACGCGGCCGCAGCAGCGGAAGTTCAAGCGGATCGTGGGCAACCAGCTTTCCCGGCTGCTCGCGGGCGAGGCGGCCGGGGAGTCGTCGGAGGAGACGGCCGCGGGCGAGGGCGACGACGGCGCGGGCGACTCGGGCGAGAGCGGCTCCGAGTCCGCGGAGTAA
- the prcB gene encoding proteasome subunit beta, with protein sequence MEANTRDNGRLPAAFLTPGSSSFVDFLSDHQPQMLPGNRQLPQVQGAFEAPHGTTIVAVSFPGGVVLAGDRRATMGNMIAQRDVEKVFPADEYSAVGIAGTAGLAVEMVKLFQLELEHFEKVEGTTLSLEGKANRLSTMIRSNLAMAMQGLAVVPLFAGWDVDRAKGRIFSYDVTGGRSEERGFAATGSGSVFARGSMKKLFREDLSEQQAITLVVQALYDAADDDSATGGPDLPRQIFPIVSVITEDGFRKLTEAQSSEVARSVVERRQEQPDGPRAQLL encoded by the coding sequence GTGGAAGCCAACACCCGAGACAACGGGCGTCTACCAGCAGCCTTCCTGACGCCTGGCTCTTCGTCGTTCGTCGACTTCCTGTCCGACCACCAGCCCCAAATGCTCCCGGGCAACCGGCAGTTGCCGCAGGTGCAGGGAGCGTTCGAGGCGCCGCACGGCACCACCATCGTGGCGGTCAGCTTCCCGGGCGGTGTGGTGCTCGCGGGTGACCGGCGCGCGACGATGGGCAACATGATCGCCCAGCGCGACGTGGAGAAGGTGTTCCCGGCCGACGAGTACTCGGCGGTCGGCATCGCGGGCACCGCGGGTCTCGCGGTGGAGATGGTGAAGCTGTTCCAGCTCGAACTGGAGCACTTCGAGAAGGTCGAGGGCACCACGCTCTCGCTGGAGGGCAAGGCCAACCGCCTGTCCACGATGATCCGTTCCAACCTGGCCATGGCGATGCAGGGCCTCGCCGTGGTGCCGCTCTTCGCGGGCTGGGACGTGGACCGCGCCAAGGGGCGCATCTTCTCCTACGACGTCACGGGCGGCCGTTCCGAGGAGCGCGGGTTCGCCGCGACCGGTTCGGGTTCGGTCTTCGCCCGCGGTTCGATGAAGAAGCTGTTCCGTGAGGACCTGTCCGAGCAGCAGGCGATCACGCTTGTGGTGCAGGCGCTGTACGACGCCGCCGACGACGATTCGGCGACGGGCGGCCCGGACCTGCCCCGGCAGATCTTCCCGATCGTCTCGGTGATCACCGAGGACGGCTTCCGCAAGCTCACCGAGGCCCAGTCCTCCGAGGTCGCGCGCTCGGTCGTGGAGCGCCGTCAGGAGCAGCCGGACGGCCCGCGGGCGCAGCTGCTCTAG
- a CDS encoding endonuclease VII domain-containing protein translates to MSESAESKKCSRCGRFLPRTEFASNRAMRDGLQAYCRKCSAEYYRQRQEAQGRSVRVKVPVPRGFKRCPQCEQVKPHAEWERNRTSSDGWASYCRECRAHRNRVSYFQRKYGLSPAQLDSLIEQQQGLCCICCDAPAEHVDHCHETGRVRGVLCFSCNAGLGQFKDRPDNLRRAAAYLEGIVWKPTPETTGVYQQPS, encoded by the coding sequence ATGTCCGAATCGGCAGAGAGTAAGAAATGCTCGCGCTGCGGGCGGTTTCTGCCACGGACTGAGTTCGCCAGCAACCGAGCCATGCGGGACGGCCTCCAGGCGTACTGCAGGAAGTGCTCAGCCGAGTACTACCGGCAGCGCCAGGAGGCCCAGGGCAGATCGGTGCGGGTCAAGGTCCCCGTACCTCGGGGCTTCAAACGGTGCCCGCAGTGCGAGCAGGTCAAGCCGCATGCGGAATGGGAGCGGAACCGGACATCGTCCGACGGCTGGGCCAGCTACTGTCGTGAATGTCGTGCGCATCGGAACCGCGTCAGCTACTTCCAGCGCAAGTACGGCCTCAGTCCTGCCCAGTTGGATTCTCTCATCGAGCAGCAGCAGGGTCTGTGCTGCATCTGTTGTGATGCCCCGGCGGAGCATGTGGATCACTGTCACGAGACGGGTAGGGTCCGTGGCGTACTGTGCTTCAGTTGCAATGCAGGCTTAGGACAGTTCAAGGATCGGCCCGATAACTTGCGTCGGGCTGCCGCCTATCTGGAAGGAATCGTGTGGAAGCCAACACCCGAGACAACGGGCGTCTACCAGCAGCCTTCCTGA
- a CDS encoding ubiquitin-like protein Pup, producing the protein MATKDTGGGQQKATRPTEDVEEQAQDAQASEDLKERQEQLSDDVDSVLDEIDDVLEENAEDFVRSFVQKGGE; encoded by the coding sequence ATGGCGACCAAGGACACCGGCGGCGGACAGCAGAAGGCCACGCGTCCCACAGAGGACGTCGAGGAGCAGGCACAGGACGCCCAGGCGTCCGAGGACCTCAAGGAACGCCAGGAGCAGCTGAGCGACGACGTCGACTCGGTGCTGGACGAGATCGACGACGTGCTCGAGGAGAACGCAGAGGATTTCGTGAGGTCATTTGTTCAGAAAGGTGGCGAATAG
- the dop gene encoding depupylase/deamidase Dop: MTVRRVMGIETEYGISVPGHPNANAMLTSSQIVNAYAAAMHRARRARWDFEEENPLRDARGFDLAREAADSSQLTDEDIGLANVILTNGARLYVDHAHPEYSAPEVTNPLDAVLWDKAGERIMAEAAERAGALPGAQPILLYKNNTDNKGASYGTHENYLMKRETAFSDIVRHLTPFFVSRQVVTGAGRVGLGQDGHEHGFQISQRADYFEVEVGLETTLKRPIINTRDEPHADAEKYRRLHVIIGDANLSEISTYLKLGTTALVLSMIEDGFIAVDLAVEHPVRTLHQVSHDPSLKHLITLRSGRTLTAVQLQMEYYELARKYVEERFGADADEQTKDVLSRWEDVLGRLESDPMSLSGELDWVAKRELMEGYRRRDGLDWDAARLHLVDLQYADVRPDKGLYNRLAARGKMKRLLDENRVEWAETNPPEDTRAYFRGRCLEQYAEHVAAASWDSVIFDLPGHDSLQRVPTMEPLRGTRNHVKELLDRCRTAEDLVRVLSGN, from the coding sequence ATGACCGTACGGCGAGTAATGGGCATCGAGACGGAGTACGGGATCTCCGTCCCCGGCCACCCCAATGCCAATGCCATGCTCACCTCGTCCCAGATCGTCAACGCCTACGCGGCGGCGATGCACCGGGCCAGGCGCGCCCGCTGGGACTTCGAGGAGGAGAACCCGCTGCGCGACGCGCGAGGCTTCGACCTCGCCAGGGAGGCCGCCGACTCCAGCCAGCTCACCGACGAGGACATCGGCCTGGCCAATGTCATCCTCACCAACGGTGCCCGGCTCTACGTCGACCACGCCCACCCCGAGTACAGCGCACCCGAGGTCACCAACCCGCTCGACGCCGTCCTGTGGGACAAGGCCGGCGAGCGCATCATGGCCGAGGCGGCGGAGCGGGCCGGGGCACTTCCCGGGGCTCAGCCGATCCTGCTCTACAAGAACAACACCGACAACAAGGGCGCCTCCTACGGCACCCACGAGAACTACCTGATGAAGCGGGAGACCGCCTTCTCGGACATCGTGCGCCACCTGACGCCGTTCTTCGTCTCCCGCCAGGTCGTCACCGGCGCCGGACGCGTCGGCCTCGGCCAGGACGGCCACGAGCACGGCTTCCAGATCAGCCAGCGGGCGGACTACTTCGAGGTCGAGGTGGGTCTGGAGACCACACTCAAGCGGCCCATCATCAACACCCGCGACGAACCGCACGCCGACGCGGAGAAGTACCGCCGCCTCCACGTGATCATCGGGGACGCCAACCTCTCCGAGATCTCCACCTACCTCAAGCTCGGCACCACCGCCCTGGTCCTGTCCATGATCGAGGACGGTTTCATCGCGGTCGACCTGGCCGTCGAGCACCCTGTACGCACCCTCCACCAGGTCTCCCACGACCCCTCCCTCAAACACCTGATCACGCTGCGCAGCGGACGGACACTGACCGCGGTGCAACTCCAGATGGAGTACTACGAGCTGGCCAGGAAGTACGTGGAGGAGCGCTTCGGCGCCGACGCGGACGAGCAGACCAAGGACGTGCTCAGCCGCTGGGAGGACGTGCTCGGGCGCCTGGAGAGCGATCCGATGAGCCTGTCCGGCGAACTGGACTGGGTCGCCAAGCGCGAGCTCATGGAGGGCTACCGGCGCCGCGACGGCCTGGACTGGGACGCCGCCCGCCTGCACCTGGTCGACCTGCAGTACGCGGACGTACGCCCCGACAAGGGCCTGTACAACCGTCTCGCGGCCCGCGGCAAGATGAAGCGCCTCCTGGACGAGAACCGGGTGGAATGGGCCGAGACCAACCCTCCGGAGGACACCAGGGCCTATTTCCGGGGCCGGTGCCTGGAGCAGTACGCCGAGCACGTGGCCGCGGCCTCCTGGGACTCGGTCATCTTCGACCTCCCCGGTCACGACTCGTTGCAGCGCGTGCCCACCATGGAACCGCTGCGCGGGACCAGGAACCACGTCAAGGAGCTCCTGGACCGCTGCCGCACGGCCGAGGACCTGGTCCGGGTGCTCTCGGGCAATTGA
- the arc gene encoding proteasome ATPase, with product MAAHDDDINRGIRPGRGSEDPSGQIAYLEQEIAVLRRKLADSPRHTRILEERIVELQTNLAGVSAQNERLANTLREARDQIVALKEEVDRLAQPPAGFGVFLLANEDGTADIFTGGRKLRVNVSPSVPLDELRRGQELMLNEALNVVEAMAFERVGDIVTLKEILEDGERALVVGHTDEERVVRLAEPLLTEDITIRPGDALLLEPRSGYVYEVVPKSEVEELVLEEVPDISYDKIGGLGGQIESIRDAVELPYLYPDLFKEHELRPPKGVLLYGPPGCGKTLIAKAVANSLAKKVAEVTGQPAGKSYFLNIKGPELLNKYVGETERHIRLVFQRAREKASEGTPVIVFFDEMESLFRTRGSGVSSDVENTIVPQLLAEIDGVEGLENVIVIGASNREDMIDPAILRPGRLDVKIKIERPDAEAAKDIFGKYLTERLPLHADDLAEHGSDKSSTVDAMIQSVVEAMYAESEENRFLEVTYANGDKEVLYFKDFNSGAMIENIVGRAKKMAIKAFLEQNQKGLRVSHLLQACVDEFKENEDLPNTTNPDDWARISGKKGERIVYIRTLVTGKQGADTGRSIDTVANTGQYL from the coding sequence GTGGCAGCCCACGACGACGACATCAACCGCGGCATCCGCCCGGGACGAGGGTCCGAGGACCCTTCCGGTCAGATTGCCTATCTCGAGCAGGAAATCGCCGTCCTGCGCCGCAAGCTCGCCGACTCTCCGCGTCATACGAGGATTCTCGAAGAGCGGATCGTCGAGCTGCAGACCAACCTGGCCGGCGTTTCCGCGCAAAATGAACGGCTCGCCAACACACTCCGTGAGGCCCGTGACCAGATCGTGGCCCTCAAGGAGGAGGTGGACCGCCTCGCCCAGCCCCCGGCCGGATTCGGCGTCTTCCTCTTGGCCAACGAGGACGGCACGGCCGACATCTTCACCGGGGGCCGCAAGCTCCGGGTGAACGTCAGCCCCAGCGTCCCGCTCGACGAGCTCAGGCGCGGCCAGGAACTGATGCTCAACGAGGCGCTCAACGTGGTCGAGGCAATGGCCTTCGAACGCGTCGGCGACATCGTGACGCTCAAGGAGATACTCGAGGACGGCGAACGCGCCCTGGTGGTCGGGCACACCGACGAGGAGCGCGTGGTGCGCCTCGCCGAGCCCCTGCTCACCGAGGACATCACCATCCGACCCGGGGACGCCCTGCTCCTCGAACCCCGCTCCGGCTACGTCTACGAGGTCGTGCCCAAGAGCGAGGTCGAAGAGCTGGTCCTCGAAGAAGTCCCCGACATCAGCTACGACAAGATCGGCGGCCTCGGCGGCCAGATCGAGAGCATCCGCGACGCCGTGGAGCTCCCGTACCTGTATCCGGACCTGTTCAAGGAACACGAGCTGCGCCCGCCCAAGGGCGTACTGCTCTACGGCCCGCCCGGCTGCGGCAAGACGCTGATCGCCAAGGCGGTCGCCAACTCCCTTGCCAAGAAGGTCGCGGAGGTCACCGGACAGCCCGCCGGCAAGAGCTACTTCCTCAACATCAAGGGCCCCGAGCTGCTCAACAAGTACGTCGGCGAGACCGAGCGGCACATCCGCTTGGTCTTCCAGCGTGCCCGTGAGAAGGCCAGCGAGGGCACCCCGGTCATCGTCTTCTTCGACGAGATGGAGTCGCTCTTCCGCACCCGCGGCTCGGGCGTCAGCTCCGATGTCGAGAACACCATCGTCCCCCAGCTCCTCGCCGAGATCGACGGCGTCGAGGGCCTGGAGAACGTCATCGTCATCGGCGCCTCCAACCGCGAGGACATGATCGACCCGGCCATCCTGCGGCCCGGACGACTCGACGTGAAGATCAAGATCGAGCGCCCGGACGCCGAGGCGGCCAAGGACATCTTCGGCAAGTACCTGACCGAGCGGCTCCCGCTGCACGCCGACGACCTCGCCGAGCACGGCAGCGACAAGTCCTCGACGGTCGACGCCATGATCCAGTCCGTGGTCGAGGCGATGTACGCGGAGTCCGAGGAGAATCGCTTCCTGGAAGTCACGTACGCCAATGGCGACAAGGAAGTCCTGTACTTCAAGGACTTCAATTCCGGTGCGATGATCGAGAACATCGTCGGCCGCGCCAAGAAAATGGCCATCAAGGCCTTCCTGGAACAGAACCAGAAGGGCTTGCGCGTCTCCCATCTCCTCCAGGCCTGCGTGGACGAGTTCAAGGAGAACGAGGACCTTCCGAACACCACGAACCCCGACGACTGGGCCCGTATCTCCGGAAAGAAGGGCGAGCGGATCGTCTACATCCGCACGCTCGTCACCGGAAAGCAGGGCGCGGACACCGGGCGTTCCATCGACACCGTGGCGAACACGGGTCAGTACCTGTAA
- a CDS encoding ferredoxin has product MQDQGSAQATEDVDLEVWIDQELCTGDGICVQYAPEVFELDIDGLAYVKGSDDELLQQPGAVTPVPLTLLTDVTDSAKECPGDCIHVRRVSDKVEIYGPDAE; this is encoded by the coding sequence GTGCAGGACCAGGGCAGTGCGCAGGCGACCGAGGATGTCGATCTCGAGGTCTGGATCGATCAGGAACTGTGCACGGGCGACGGAATCTGTGTGCAATACGCCCCCGAGGTCTTTGAACTGGACATCGACGGGCTTGCTTACGTGAAGGGTTCGGACGACGAACTCCTGCAGCAGCCGGGGGCGGTGACGCCGGTTCCGCTGACGCTGCTCACCGATGTCACGGATTCCGCGAAGGAGTGCCCGGGCGACTGCATCCATGTGCGTCGGGTTTCGGACAAGGTGGAGATCTACGGTCCGGACGCGGAGTAA
- a CDS encoding tRNA (adenine-N1)-methyltransferase, with protein MSEPTGAARRRGPFEVGDQVQLTDPKGRHYTFTLEAGKNFHTHKGSFPHDELIGAPEGSVVRTTGNVAYLALRPLLPDYVLSMPRGAAVVYPKDAGQILSFADIFPGARVVEAGVGSGSLSSFLLRAIGDQGMLHSYERRADFAEIAQQNVERYFGGPHPAWQLTVGDLQDNLSDTDVDRVILDMLAPWECLEAVSKALVPGGILCCYVATTTQLARTVESIREIGCFNEPTAWESMIRNWHIEGLAVRPDHRMIGHTGFLLTARRLADGVEPPMRRRRPAKGAYGEDYAGPNADGGVPR; from the coding sequence ATGTCCGAACCGACCGGTGCCGCCCGCCGTCGCGGGCCCTTCGAAGTCGGGGACCAGGTACAGCTGACCGACCCCAAGGGACGCCACTACACGTTCACGCTCGAGGCCGGGAAGAATTTCCACACCCACAAGGGTTCCTTCCCGCACGACGAGCTGATCGGCGCTCCCGAGGGCAGTGTTGTCCGCACCACGGGGAACGTGGCCTATCTGGCGCTGCGTCCCCTGCTCCCCGACTATGTCCTGTCCATGCCCCGCGGTGCCGCCGTGGTCTACCCCAAGGACGCGGGGCAGATCCTGTCCTTCGCCGACATCTTCCCCGGCGCGCGCGTGGTGGAGGCGGGTGTCGGCTCCGGCTCGCTGAGCAGCTTCCTGCTGCGGGCCATCGGCGACCAGGGCATGCTGCACAGCTACGAGCGCCGGGCCGACTTCGCGGAGATCGCCCAGCAGAACGTCGAGCGCTACTTCGGCGGTCCGCACCCGGCCTGGCAGCTGACCGTCGGCGACCTCCAGGACAACCTCAGCGACACCGACGTCGACCGGGTCATCCTCGACATGCTCGCGCCCTGGGAGTGCCTGGAGGCGGTCTCCAAGGCGCTGGTCCCGGGCGGCATCCTGTGCTGCTACGTCGCCACCACCACCCAGCTCGCGCGCACCGTCGAATCCATCCGCGAGATCGGCTGCTTCAACGAGCCGACCGCCTGGGAGTCGATGATCCGCAACTGGCACATCGAGGGCCTCGCGGTCCGGCCCGATCACCGCATGATCGGCCACACCGGATTCCTGCTCACCGCCCGCCGACTCGCCGACGGAGTAGAACCCCCGATGCGCCGTCGCCGCCCCGCCAAGGGCGCCTACGGCGAGGACTACGCCGGCCCCAACGCCGACGGAGGCGTACCGCGCTGA
- a CDS encoding site-2 protease family protein: protein MDESGQPYTGGRGADDRDGPTESDGSDTASAGSAPDPRTTPPADGPAPTGAPTPPADAPDAPAEQSRDETVRAEPAPAEPTDSGSGGANGARDAKADVKKTDAEKADAEKAHVAEAEHGNEAENGNGNGTAKQAEAEKAAAEQTRAEQTRAEKFATEKTGTEKTGTEKTDAEKTDTEKPGADAPYGTGQPPHPTPQHPAPPTHPAPSAHDARKPGRTRAQSGSGGRIPPRRPEPGGGILMGRPFGVPVYVAPSWFLVAVLITWVFGDQLERVLPELGNARYLVSLFFAVAFYASVLVHELAHTVAALRFELPVRRIQLQFFGGVSEIEKESETPGREFVLAFVGPLLSLVLAGVFYLGMLTVESDTVPGVLLAGLMISNLLVAAFNLLPGLPLDGGRMLRAVIWKLTGNPMSGTVAAAWVGRALAVSVLIGLPLLTQYGGVGGETDFGGWNTLTDALLAAILAGIIWTGAGNSLRMARLREHLPELRARTLTRRAVPVEYATPLSEALRRANESGARALVVVDPGGEPRALVREAAIVGVPQHRRPWVAVGTLAQDITEGMLVSAELAGEELLDVLRATPASEYLVVEESGEIFGVLSAADVERAFVKAMARPN, encoded by the coding sequence GTGGACGAGAGTGGGCAGCCGTACACCGGCGGCCGCGGCGCGGACGACCGCGACGGGCCCACCGAGTCGGACGGCTCCGACACCGCCTCCGCGGGCTCCGCACCCGATCCGCGGACCACCCCGCCCGCCGACGGCCCGGCACCCACCGGGGCCCCGACGCCACCGGCCGACGCACCCGACGCACCCGCCGAACAGTCCCGCGACGAGACGGTGCGGGCGGAGCCCGCCCCAGCCGAGCCGACGGACAGCGGGTCCGGCGGAGCCAATGGAGCCCGGGACGCGAAGGCCGACGTAAAGAAGACCGACGCCGAGAAGGCCGACGCCGAGAAGGCCCACGTGGCCGAGGCCGAGCACGGGAACGAGGCCGAGAACGGGAACGGGAACGGAACGGCGAAGCAGGCAGAGGCCGAGAAAGCCGCCGCCGAGCAGACCCGAGCCGAGCAGACCCGAGCAGAGAAGTTCGCGACCGAGAAGACCGGCACCGAGAAGACCGGCACCGAGAAGACCGACGCCGAGAAGACCGACACCGAAAAGCCGGGCGCCGACGCGCCCTACGGCACCGGACAACCCCCGCACCCCACGCCCCAGCACCCCGCACCCCCCACCCACCCCGCCCCCTCCGCGCACGACGCCCGGAAGCCCGGCCGCACCCGCGCCCAGAGCGGGTCCGGCGGACGCATCCCGCCGCGTCGCCCCGAGCCCGGCGGCGGCATCCTGATGGGCCGTCCGTTCGGCGTGCCGGTCTATGTCGCCCCGAGCTGGTTCCTGGTGGCCGTGCTGATCACCTGGGTCTTCGGCGACCAACTGGAGCGCGTACTGCCCGAACTGGGCAACGCCCGCTACCTCGTCTCGCTCTTCTTCGCCGTCGCCTTCTACGCCTCGGTGCTCGTCCACGAACTCGCGCACACGGTCGCGGCGCTGCGCTTCGAACTTCCCGTACGCCGCATCCAGTTGCAGTTCTTCGGCGGTGTGTCCGAGATCGAGAAGGAGTCGGAGACGCCGGGCCGCGAGTTCGTGCTCGCCTTCGTCGGACCGCTGCTCTCGCTCGTGCTCGCGGGTGTGTTCTACCTCGGCATGCTGACCGTCGAATCCGACACCGTCCCCGGCGTGCTGCTCGCTGGCCTGATGATCTCCAACCTCCTGGTCGCCGCCTTCAACCTGCTGCCCGGTCTCCCGCTCGACGGCGGCCGGATGCTGCGCGCGGTGATCTGGAAACTCACCGGCAACCCGATGAGCGGCACCGTGGCCGCCGCCTGGGTGGGCCGCGCCCTGGCCGTCTCGGTCCTCATCGGGCTGCCGCTGCTCACCCAGTACGGAGGCGTCGGCGGCGAGACCGACTTCGGCGGCTGGAACACCCTCACCGACGCGCTGCTCGCCGCCATCCTGGCCGGGATCATCTGGACCGGCGCGGGGAACAGCCTGCGCATGGCGCGGCTGCGCGAGCACCTGCCCGAGCTGCGTGCCCGCACCCTGACCCGGCGGGCCGTACCCGTCGAGTACGCCACCCCGCTGTCCGAAGCACTGCGCCGCGCCAACGAGTCCGGCGCCCGCGCCCTGGTCGTCGTCGACCCGGGCGGCGAGCCCCGCGCCCTGGTCCGCGAGGCGGCCATCGTCGGCGTCCCACAGCACCGGCGCCCCTGGGTCGCGGTCGGCACCCTCGCCCAGGACATCACCGAGGGCATGCTGGTCTCCGCCGAGCTGGCGGGCGAGGAACTCCTCGACGTGCTGCGCGCGACCCCGGCCTCCGAGTACCTGGTCGTGGAGGAGTCCGGCGAGATCTTCGGCGTACTGTCCGCGGCCGACGTCGAGCGCGCGTTCGTCAAGGCGATGGCCCGGCCCAACTGA
- a CDS encoding PD-(D/E)XK nuclease family protein, which produces MEISAEGAVTAVRPSSLSPSRASDFMQCPLLYRFRVIDRLPEKPSEAATRGTLVHAVLERLFDAPAGERTAPRAKSLIPGQWDRLRESRPELVELFEQDPEGERLARWLGEAERLVERWFTLEDPTRLEPAERELFVEAELSTGLKLRGIIDRVDVAPTGEVRIVDYKTGKAPRPEYAEGALFQMKFYALVVWRLKGLVPRRLQLVYLGSGDILTYDPVVADLERVERKLHALWEAIRLATETGEWRPRPTKLCGWCDHQAVCPEFGGTPPPYPLPVRADATDPAPQGRMIAG; this is translated from the coding sequence ATGGAAATCAGTGCCGAGGGTGCGGTCACTGCCGTGCGTCCCAGCTCGCTCTCGCCTTCCCGGGCAAGCGACTTCATGCAGTGCCCGCTGCTGTACCGCTTCCGGGTGATCGACCGGCTGCCGGAGAAGCCGAGCGAGGCGGCCACCCGGGGCACTCTCGTACACGCGGTCCTGGAGAGACTCTTCGACGCGCCCGCGGGCGAGCGCACGGCGCCGCGCGCCAAGTCCCTGATCCCCGGGCAGTGGGACCGGCTGCGCGAGTCGCGGCCCGAACTGGTGGAGCTCTTCGAGCAGGACCCGGAGGGCGAGCGGCTCGCGCGCTGGCTCGGCGAGGCCGAGCGGCTGGTGGAGCGCTGGTTCACGCTGGAGGACCCGACCCGGCTGGAACCGGCCGAGCGTGAACTCTTCGTCGAGGCAGAGCTGTCGACGGGGCTGAAGCTGCGCGGCATCATCGACCGGGTCGACGTCGCGCCCACCGGCGAGGTGCGCATCGTGGACTACAAGACCGGCAAGGCGCCGCGCCCCGAGTACGCCGAGGGCGCCCTGTTCCAGATGAAGTTCTACGCGCTGGTCGTCTGGCGGCTCAAGGGGCTGGTGCCGCGTCGGCTGCAACTGGTCTACCTGGGCAGCGGCGACATCCTGACCTACGACCCCGTGGTCGCCGACCTGGAACGCGTGGAGCGCAAACTGCACGCCCTGTGGGAGGCGATCCGGCTGGCCACCGAGACCGGCGAGTGGCGTCCCCGGCCGACCAAGCTGTGCGGCTGGTGCGACCATCAGGCGGTCTGTCCGGAGTTCGGCGGCACTCCCCCGCCGTACCCCCTTCCAGTGAGGGCGGACGCCACGGACCCCGCCCCGCAAGGCAGAATGATCGCGGGCTAG
- a CDS encoding response regulator transcription factor produces the protein MAIRVLLVDDQPLLRTGFRMILEAEQDLAVVGEAGDGLQALDQVRALQPDVVLMDIRMPRMDGVEATRQITGPGRDGPAKVLVLTTFDLDEYVVEALRAGASGFLLKDAPANELVQAIRVVADGEAMLAPSITRRLLDKYAGHLPSGDEPVPDTLNTLTEREVEVLKLVARGLSNAEIAADLFVSETTVKTHVGHVLTKLGLRDRVQAAVYAYESGLVRPGAQ, from the coding sequence GTGGCCATCCGCGTCCTACTGGTCGACGACCAGCCGCTGCTGCGCACCGGTTTCCGGATGATTCTGGAGGCCGAGCAGGATCTGGCGGTCGTCGGTGAGGCCGGCGACGGCCTCCAGGCTCTCGACCAGGTGCGTGCCCTGCAGCCCGATGTCGTGCTGATGGACATCCGGATGCCGCGCATGGACGGCGTCGAGGCCACCCGGCAGATCACCGGTCCCGGCCGGGACGGTCCGGCCAAGGTCCTGGTCCTGACCACCTTCGACCTCGACGAGTACGTGGTGGAGGCGCTGCGCGCGGGGGCCAGCGGCTTTCTGCTCAAGGACGCCCCGGCCAACGAACTGGTGCAGGCGATCCGGGTGGTCGCCGACGGCGAGGCGATGCTGGCGCCGAGCATCACCCGGCGGCTCCTGGACAAGTACGCGGGTCATCTGCCGTCCGGCGACGAGCCGGTGCCCGACACCCTCAACACCCTCACCGAGCGCGAGGTCGAGGTCCTGAAGCTGGTCGCGCGCGGCCTGTCGAACGCCGAGATCGCCGCCGACCTCTTCGTCAGCGAGACCACCGTCAAGACCCACGTGGGCCACGTACTGACCAAGCTCGGTCTGCGCGACCGTGTACAGGCGGCCGTCTACGCCTACGAGAGCGGACTGGTGCGCCCCGGCGCACAGTGA